ATCCCTCCTCGAGCAACTGATCGACGAGCCGGTCCTGTTTCTGAAACTCGCCGCTTTGCAACAGTCCGCGGAGCCGGTCCACAAACGCGCTGTTCCGGGCCTCGACGACTTCGCCCTCGGAGGGCACGCGCGCCCGCTGGATGCGCATGCGCGTGAACCGCTCGATGTTGCGGATCATGAAAACGTCGCGCCCGCCCGCGAAGGAGATCGCGCGACCGGTGCGGCCGGCGCGGCCCGTGCGACCGATGCGGTGCACATAATCCTCCGGGTCGTAAGGCAGGTCGAAGTTGAAGACCACCTGCACGTCGTCCACGTCGATGCCACGCGCGGCGACGTCGGTTGCGACGAGAAACTCCACGCCGCCGCGCCGGAACTTGTTCATCACGCGGTCGCGCATGCCTTGGTTCATGTCGCCGTGGAGCCGGTCCGCGGAATAGCCCTGCGCCTCGAGGTAATCGACGAGGTCGTCCACCATGCGCTTGGTGTTGCAGAAGATGATGCCGAGCTTGTAGTCGTGAAGGTCAATGAGCCGCATCAACAGCTCCATCTTGAAGCGGCGGTCCACGTCGTAGTAAACCTGCTCGACCGTCGGAACCGTCATCGCCCTTTGCGCGATCTGAATCGTCTGCGGGTCGCGGGAGAACCGCTTGATCATGTCACGAATCAGCGGCGGCATCGTCGCCGAGAAGAACACGGTCTGGCGCTCCGTGGGCACGGCCTTGAGGATGAACTCAATGTCGTCGCGGAAGCCCATGTCGAGCATCACGTCCGCCTCGTCGAGCACGGCGAGCTTGACCTTGTCGAGTCGCAGCGTCCCGCGGTTCATGTGGTCCATCACGCGGCCGGGCGTGCCGATGACGATCTGCGCGCCCGCCTGCAAGCCTTGATACTGCCGCTCGTAGGACTGACCGCCGTAGATCGGCAGCGCGTGAATGCCCCGCTTGTAGAGCGCGAGCTTGTGGACTTCGCCGGCGACCTGCACCGCCAGCTCGCGCGTCGGGCAAAGGATCAGCACTTGAACAGCCCGCACCTGGGGCTCGGTTTTCTCGATTGCCGGGATCGCGAATGCGGCGGTCTTGCCGGAGCCGGTCATCGACTGGCCGACGACATCCTTGCCCTGCATGAGCATGGGGATGGCCTCCGCCTGAATGGGCGAGGCTTGCTCAAAGCCAAGCTTGTCAATGGCCTTGAGCAGCTCTGGCGAAAGCCCGAGCTCGGGGAACAGTTTCGGTGTCATGGGTCTGACTCGGCGGGAAGCGTCCTCGCCGGGTGTAATCTAGCTGGAGTCCAGGCGAAGAGAGAGAGAAATCTTTGGCGTTGAGTCCGGACTTCCCGGCGCCATCGAGATTCGAAACACTTCGCCGAATGAAACCGCGGCCGCGATCACGCGTGCGCCCCCGCCCCCGGAGCGGCGCCGGACTGTGCCGCGCGCTCTCCAAACTCGGCATGTGCTCGCGGACTGAAGCCGTCGCTTTCATCACCGCCGGACGCGTGACCGTGAACGGCGCGACGTGCCTCGACCCCGCGCGCGAAGTGGACGCGCAGCGTGACCGAATCACGGTGGACGGCCAGCCCGCGCGACCACCGGCTCGCGCTTACTTCATGCTCAACAAGCCGCGTGGCCTCGTGACCAGCGCGCGTGATGAGAAAGGCCGCGGGACGATCTTCGACTGCCTCAGGCGTGCGGAAGGTCCCCTGCCCCGCCACATTGCCGCCGTCGGCCGGCTGGACATGGCGAGCGAAGGCCTGCTCCTGCTGACGAACGACACGCATTGGGCGGCGCGCATCACGGACCCTCGATCGCGCGTGCCGAAGACCTACCACGTCCAAGTGGACTGCATCGCCGGTGAAAAGCTTCTGGCGCGAATCACATCCGGCGTGCTGGCCGAAGGCGGGCAACTCGCCGCATCGCAGGCCTCGCTGCTGCGGCACGGACAACGAAACTCCTGGATCGAAATCGTCCTCGACGAAGGCCGCAACCGGCACATCCGCCGGATGCTGGCCGCGCTGGACGTGGGTGTGCTGCGCCTCGTGCGCGTCTCGATCGGCCCGGTCATGCTGGGCGACCTCGCGAAAGGACAAATGCGTGAACTCACGCAAGACGAAGTCCGTTCACTCGGCGGGCCGCCGCCTTGGCGCGACGGAGGCTAATCCTTCCGCGGCGGCAGGCCCGGTTGCAGTCCGGGTTTCGGCGGGGGCGACGACGCCTTCGGCGGCGTGTTCGTCCTGAACGCGGAGCGCAACAGCCAGTGGCGCTTGAGCCCCTGGAGCAGTTCGTCCGTGTGCATGATCGTGTCTGAAATCGACTTCACGATGTTCGTGTTCGCATCCACCTGCCGGTGAAGGTTCGCCGTAATGCCGGCCAGGCTGTCGAGGGACTTGCTGAGTTCGAGCACGATGGCGGCAAGGTTGGTGTCGGCAGTCTTCATGAGGCCGCGCGCATCGCCGAGCGTTGCGTCCACCTTCGCCATCGTGTTCGTGGCGGAACCGGCGATGGTCGTCATGGTGTTGGTCGTCGTGACCGTCAGCGTGCCGAGGCTGTTGGTGACGGACGCGAGGGTCGCGCGCGCCGTGGCGAGTGTGGTTTCGATCTGGCGGTTGAGGTCCTGGGTGATGAGCCACTCGCCGAGAGAGCCCTGCGCGTTGGTGAGATTGCCCGTGATGCGGCCGACGTTCCGCACGGCGGGCTGGGCGTCGGCGAGGAGGTTGGAGGCCTGGTTCACGAGCGGCCGCGCCGTGGTGATGAAGGTGTTCACGTTGGAGAGCATCGTGTGTGACGTGTCGAGGATGCCGGCGATCTGGTTCGTCAACGCGAGCATGACCGGCAGGGCGTCCTTCACGCGCTTCGTCACGTCCTCAATCGCCTCGGCGAGCACGACCGGCTCGCGCGCGAAAATGAAAACCTTGGACTCCGTCTTCCCGCGGCCAGTGACGGGGACGTAGTAGTTGTAGTATCCCGCGTTGAAGAATCGCGCGTCGAACCACGCATATTTCGGGCGGGACTCCGCCCGGGCGTAGCGGTCGAACACGCTGGCCTTGCCTACGCCCGCCGCCTCGAGCGCGGCGAGCGAATTGGTTTCCACGTTGTTCGCAGCCTCGGCAAGTGCCCGCTCGCCGGCGAAGTAGTTCGTGGCGTAGACATACTGGCCGGGTTTGCTGCGAAGCACGTTCAGCGGCACTTCGGTCGCGTTATGAAACACGAACATCGAGAACCCGTTCGTCCCCTTGGTCAACTCGATGTAGCGGCTTCCGAATACTCCCGACGAGCCCACGACCGCGACGGTTCCTTCGGTCCAGACGTAGCCGATGTTCTCGCCGCGCACCGTGAATTCGACGT
This genomic stretch from Verrucomicrobiota bacterium harbors:
- a CDS encoding MCE family protein, producing the protein MQDLTPQLRTRLGRVERAVGFFVGLATLLLLAGFSYYVYHTAARKGWFDTKVSYYTYLRSGAGLKVGDTVKMMGFEVGEITRIAPEKPEAGWNVYVEFTVRGENIGYVWTEGTVAVVGSSGVFGSRYIELTKGTNGFSMFVFHNATEVPLNVLRSKPGQYVYATNYFAGERALAEAANNVETNSLAALEAAGVGKASVFDRYARAESRPKYAWFDARFFNAGYYNYYVPVTGRGKTESKVFIFAREPVVLAEAIEDVTKRVKDALPVMLALTNQIAGILDTSHTMLSNVNTFITTARPLVNQASNLLADAQPAVRNVGRITGNLTNAQGSLGEWLITQDLNRQIETTLATARATLASVTNSLGTLTVTTTNTMTTIAGSATNTMAKVDATLGDARGLMKTADTNLAAIVLELSKSLDSLAGITANLHRQVDANTNIVKSISDTIMHTDELLQGLKRHWLLRSAFRTNTPPKASSPPPKPGLQPGLPPRKD
- a CDS encoding DEAD/DEAH box helicase, whose protein sequence is MTPKLFPELGLSPELLKAIDKLGFEQASPIQAEAIPMLMQGKDVVGQSMTGSGKTAAFAIPAIEKTEPQVRAVQVLILCPTRELAVQVAGEVHKLALYKRGIHALPIYGGQSYERQYQGLQAGAQIVIGTPGRVMDHMNRGTLRLDKVKLAVLDEADVMLDMGFRDDIEFILKAVPTERQTVFFSATMPPLIRDMIKRFSRDPQTIQIAQRAMTVPTVEQVYYDVDRRFKMELLMRLIDLHDYKLGIIFCNTKRMVDDLVDYLEAQGYSADRLHGDMNQGMRDRVMNKFRRGGVEFLVATDVAARGIDVDDVQVVFNFDLPYDPEDYVHRIGRTGRAGRTGRAISFAGGRDVFMIRNIERFTRMRIQRARVPSEGEVVEARNSAFVDRLRGLLQSGEFQKQDRLVDQLLEEGFSSTDISSALLHLLQGGEAQATARSREGASTAKLRVAAGPAAARPTAVVTRNFAPPGAPQPAPQTPVAAPAPAEQTALAAASGEAAPAAPTGAAESAAPAEPAPPPAAHEPPPHRPQQSRGRLQQREGPSRPQRSYDRPGPYQQAGGFQGRRDEWRQDSRPQRPYGEQGEFGGPARRPWERYRDPRAPSRARGEFEGAPGGPPRPPGASGPKVRLNLSVGAAAGVRPGDVVGAILGETGLHSHVVGAVEIHPDHTFVDVEMDHARAILSRLNRTRIRGRAVRAKAL
- a CDS encoding rRNA pseudouridine synthase, encoding MKPRPRSRVRPRPRSGAGLCRALSKLGMCSRTEAVAFITAGRVTVNGATCLDPAREVDAQRDRITVDGQPARPPARAYFMLNKPRGLVTSARDEKGRGTIFDCLRRAEGPLPRHIAAVGRLDMASEGLLLLTNDTHWAARITDPRSRVPKTYHVQVDCIAGEKLLARITSGVLAEGGQLAASQASLLRHGQRNSWIEIVLDEGRNRHIRRMLAALDVGVLRLVRVSIGPVMLGDLAKGQMRELTQDEVRSLGGPPPWRDGG